The nucleotide window TCGGCGTTCATCACCTCGCGCTGCGAGCCGGGCATGTTGGCCCTGTCGCGGCGATAGAGACACTTCACCGACGTAGCGCCCTGGCGGATCGCGGTGCGCACGCAGTCCATCGCGGTGTCGCCGCCGCCGATGACCACCACGCGCTTGCCTTCGGCATTCAATTCGCCGCTTTCGAATTCCGGCACATCGTCGCCAAAGCTCTTGCGGTTCGACGCGGTGAGGTAGTCGATGGCGCGCACGATGCCGGCGGCACCGGCGCCGGGGCCGGGCAGTTCGCGGCTCTTGTAGACGCCGGTGGCGATCAGGACGGCGGTATGCTTCTGCCGGATCTCGTCAAAACTGATGTCGGTTCCCACGTCGCAGTTCAGCACGAATTCGACGCCGCCTTTTTCCAGTTGGTCGTTGCGGCGCATGACCACGTGTTTTTCCAGCTTGAAGCCGGGGATGCCATAGGTCAGCAGCCCGCCGGCGCGGTCGTAGCGGTCATAGACCGTGACCTGCACGCCGGCATTGCGCAGCACATCCGCCGCCGCAAGGCCACCGGGGCCCGCGCCGATGATGCCGACGCTTTCCTCGCGCTCCTGGAGGGGCGCGATGGGTTGCACCCAGCCTTCCTCCCAGGCGGTGTCGGTGATGTATTTCTCGACCGCGCCGATGGTGACGGTGCCGTGGCCCGATTTCTCGATCACGCAATTGCCTTCGCACAGGCGGTCCTGCGGGCAGATGCGGCCACAGATCTCGGGGAAGGTGTTGGTCGCCTGGCTGACCTCGTAGGCCTCCTGCAGGCGTCCCTCGGCGGTCAGGCGCAGCCAGTCGGGGATGTTGTTGTGCAGCGGGCAATGGTTCTGGCAATAGGGCACGCCACATTGGCTGCACCGGCCGGACTGCTCTTTCGCCTTCTCGTCGGCGTATTCGGCATAGATCTCGTTGAAATCTTCCCGGCGCGCATCAGCGGTGCGCTTGGTGGGCATGTCCCGCTCGACGGACACGAATTTCAGCATCGGTGTTTTTGCCACGATTCTCTCCAAAGATCGCCTCGGTCTACATGGTCTAGTGCAAGGTCACGATAAAATAAAGTCAGCACAGTTGACCTATATTCCATTATTTTTATCTGCCGACCCTGCTCGCGTCAAGTTTGATCAAAAACTTAGGTCCGAACCGGACTTAAATGCGCGCTTTCCTCTGATCCACTTTGCAGTATAGCTAAGAAAAAAAGACGAAGCAGAGCAGATGCCGCTTTTCCACCTCATCCTTGTGGCCGTGATTCAGGGGATCACCGAGTTCCTGCCGGTGTCGTCCTCGGGGCACCTCATTCTATTGCCGGGCCTGACCGGACTGGACGACCAGGGACAGGCGATCGACGTGGCGGTGCATGTCGGCACGCTCTTCGCCGTGATCCTGTATTTCTGGTCCGATGTGAAACTGGCGCTGTCGGGCCTGCCCCGCGCCGTCACGGGGCGGATCGACACGGAAGGGTCCAAGCTGGCCTTCCTTCTGATCGTGTCGTCGATCCCCGTGGTGGCCTTTGGCGTGCTCTTGAAAATGACGGGGCTGGACGACGACATGCGGTCGATCGCCGTGATCGGCTGGACGATGCTGGTCTTCGGCATCGTGCTCTACTGGTCCGACCAGGCCGGCGAGGCAACGCGCGAGGCGCGCGACTGGTCGTTGCGCGATGCCATGGTGATGGGCGTCTGGCAGGCCATCGCGCTGATCCCCGGCACGTCGCGATCAGGGATAACGATCACCGGCGCGCGATTCATGGGCTATGGCCGGTCCGACGCGGCGCGACTTTCGATGCTGATGTCGATCCCCGTGATCATTGAAAGCGGCGTGTTCCTGGGGGCAGAGGCGGTCTACACCGCCAATATCGGGCTGATCCGCGACAGCGCCATCGCCGCCGCGTTCGCCTTCGTGTCGGCGCTGCTGGCGCTGACCCTGATGATGCGGCTCCTGCGCAGCGTGTCGTTTACGCCTTACGTGATCTACCGGATCGTCCTTGGCCTCGTGCTGCTGGTCGTGGCCTATTCGTAATCCGGCACGGCGCTATAGCGCTCGGGGATGAACAGCGCATAGGTCAGGAACCCCCAGTAATCGTCCCAGGCGGGATCGGTCACGCTGACCGTGACGGTTGAAAAGTGCCGCCCCGTCACCGTGTTGATCCCGAAGTAAAGCGCCGTGCCGCGCCACTTCTCGGCCATCTCGGGCGAGGCGCACCACAGGTGCAACGTGTCGCCCAGCGGCAGATCCAGCGACATGAGCACATGCCCCTTGCGCGCCATGGCTTTCTCGATCGCGCGAACATGGCCGCCGAATCCGTGGCGGAAGGCGCGCCACTGATCCGCCGTCGGCCCGGAGTCAGGGTCTACCTCACCCGGAAACAGGCGCATCACATCCTTGCGCGGATCGCCCGCGAAATCGGCCAGCCCCTGCTGTTCCAGCACCAGCGGCATCTCGAAGATGTACTTGTCCTCGATTCCAATCAGATGCCCCTGCGCGTCGAGCAGGCTGATGATCCCGCGCAGCGTGCGCTCGGGCGCCGGGGCGTCTTCGAGACCGTAAAAGCCGATGGTTTCCAGCGTCGTGGGCGGCGTTTCGATCAGCGCGCGGGTGGTGGACATGACCTGCGGGTCATTGCCCGACACGTCACGCGCGAAGTCGAGGAACAATTGCGCCTGCTGTTCCGGGATCGGTTGCGCCGCGGTGGCAAGCGCGGAGCACACAAGCAGGAGCGCCGCCAATATCGCGCGGCGGATCATCCCTGGCGCAGGTTGCGCGCCGATTCCTTGATGTCCGAATACTGGCCCGACGGACGGAACCGCCACAGGTAATCGGACAGCACCGCCTCCATCGCCGTGGGATGGATGCCCAGCGCATCGAGGCCCTTTGCGCCCTCCGACACCACGTTGTCGCGCTTCAGGCTGTCGACCTGGTCGCGCGTGATCTGTGCCGGGATCAGGCCGCCGCTGAGAAATTCCACGCCGTCCATCACGATGCCCATGGGCCGCGCCAGCGCGAAGGGAATGTTCACGATCAGGCGGCGGCGACGGATCACGTCCAGCATCTGCTGCATCAGCTCGCGGAAGGTGTGCACGTCCGGCCCGCCCAGTTCGTAGATGCCAGGCGCGGCGTCGCCCGTCGCACCCATCACCGCGGCCTCGGCGACATTGTCGACATAGACCGGCTGGAATCTTGTCGCGCCGCCCACCACGGGCAGAACCGGCGAGAATTTGGTCATGCCGGCGAACCGGTTGAAGAAATTGTCCTCGTGCCCGAAGATCACCGACGGTCGCAGGATCACGGCCTCGGGCATGTGCTCCAGCACCGCCTCTTCGCCTTTGGCTTTCGTTTGGGCATAGATGCTGGGCGAGTCAACGTCGGCGCCGATGGCCGAGATCTGGACCATGCGGCCAACGCCCGTCTCCGACGCCATCTTCGCGACGCGGCGCGCGCCCTCCACCTGGATGGCGTCAAAGTTGTTCTTGCCGCGCCGGTCGAACGTGCCGACGCAGTTGATCACCGCGTCCGCGCCGCGCATTACCGAGCGCACGCTGTCATCGTCGCGAAGGTTGCAGGCGACCGGCGCGACCTGTCCCACCACGCCATAGGGCTTGACGAAAATCGCCTCGTGCGGGCGGCGCACCGCGACCCGCACGCGCCAGCCCTTCTGCGCCATCCGCCGTGCGATATACCGCCCGACAAACCCCGATCCGCCGTAAATGGTGACAAGCCTGGACATGGTTGGTGCTCCCGTCTGCGCCTTTGGGTTCCATTCTACTAGACGTGATGGTGGAAATCGACAAGGCGAATTGACCAATCCGAATTATCCGCACGAATCGACGTTGACACGCCCCGGCCAGATGTCTAAATGCGCCTCCACGACACCTGCCCAGGTGGCGGAATTGGTAGACGCGCTAGCTTCAGGTGCTAGTGTCCGTATGGACGTGGAGGTTCGAGTCCTCTCCTGGGCACCATTCGTCAAACCCCAACATTCAGGGATGCCTTGTCGCTTCGGGGGTTTTCGACGGCGACACTCCCGAAATCTGAACCGGCAGACGCGAAACCGCGACCCATTTTGCAGGGGCGTGCTATGATACGCGCCGTCCTTCTGTCGGAGTACGTCGCATGAAATGTCGTATCCTTCTGGCCTTCGTGGCTGGTGCCCTGCTGCCGCTTGCGGGAGTCGCCTGTGAACCGCCGGCGATTTTCCACGTCCCTTACGAGCCGCGCCCGGGTACGGCGGCGCCGGACGAGATCGCCCGGTACGTGGCCCGGACCAAACCCGTGATCCGCAACGCGTCGCTGGCGCGCGGGGCGCCGGGCGAGTCGTCGCTCTGCGGGGGAATGGGCTATATCAGTGTCGAACTGGCACTGCCGCCCGGCGCGCCCTTCACGCTGGGCCAGGTCGGGGCGGAGGTGACGCTGGCCGAGGGCCGGTTCCACGATTTCGTGTTTCCGAAAGGGTCGGTCATGCCCGACGACGCGGCCGCCGACACGTTGACCCTTGGCAACGCGTGGTATGACGGACAGCCATCCGAGCAGCAGAGGATCGACGCGGTGTTCAACGCGGTGCTTGTCGCGCCGGACGGCACACGCGGGCCGGCCACGCGGATCGTGGTGAAAGCCGTTCCCAAACGGGGCGGGCGGGATCCCGGCCTGTCGCGCTGAGGCGTTGCACGCGAAAACGCCCGCCGAAGGGGCGGGCGCCTGACACTCTCGGCCGGTCTCAGCCGTAGGCCGATTCCTTGCCGAAATGCTTGGTCAGCATGTAATAGATCACCGCGCGGTACTTGTTGCGCTCGGACTTGCCGTAGGTTTCGATGCACTGGTTGATCGCATCCATCAGTTGCGGCCCGTCGGACAGACCCAGCTTCTTGATCAGGAAATTGTCCTTGATGGTCTCAAGCTCGTGGTCCTGGCCGGCTGCCACGGTCGCGGCGTCGGCGTTGTAAATCGCCGGCCCGCAGCCGATCGTGACCTTGGTCAACAGGTCCATGTCCGGGGTCATCCCGCATTTCGTTTTCAAATCGTCAGCATATCTTGCGATCAATTCGTCACGGCGTCCCATAAAGTCTTCTCCCACCTGTCCCGGCGTCCCACCGGGGTGTGTTTTCAGTTCCGGCGTGAAAGCCACGGGCAGGATAGCCACAGACGGACACCCGACAAAGGGAATTCTCGCCGGTATTCCCCGGAACGGACCGACACGGCACCCGATGCGGGCACGCAAAGGGCGCCCTCCGAAGGAGAGCGCCCAGCGCCTGCGTACCGATGCAGGGGTACGATTTACATCGCGGTGTCGAGCGGCACGTCGTCTTCCAGACCTTCCACGCCGGTCTCATCGAACTCGGGCTGTGCCTTCAGTTCTTCCTCGGTCCACGAGCTCAGCATCATGCCTTCGCCTTCGGGGGCCATCGAGAACTCTTCCAGCGGGATGGCGACGGTGTATTCGCCCAGGCCAAGGAAGCCACCGATGCCGATCACGGCAGCAAGGCTTTCACCCTGGCGCACGATGTAGTCGATCTCGCCGACGTCTTCACCGGCTTGGGTGGTCACGTTCTGGCCAAGGATGTCGCCGACCAGCATGCCGCTGAAGCTGCTGTCCATGCCACCTTCGGTGCTGGTGACCGCATTCCCGTCGTCGGCACCCATCTCGGTGTCGGCTTCGGTGTCGGCCGCCATGTTGTCGGACGACTCGGTTTCAGCGTTGGTTTCAGTGTCCGCAGCCATGTTTTCATCCGACGTCTCGGCATCGGCTTCGGTGTCCGTGGCAACGTCGCTGTCGGTCATGTCGTCAGCGGCTTCGTCGGTCGATTCGGCAACATCATCGGCTGCGTCCTCAGTCGCGTCGGCTGCGCCTTCGGCCATGTCCTCGGCACCTTCGGCCGCGTCTTCTGCCGTGTTTTCAACGGCCTGTGCCGAATCTTCGGCAGCGTCTTCGACAGCTTCGCCGGTGTTCTCGGCGCTCTGTTCCAGCTGCTCGGACGTGTCCTGGGTTTCCGC belongs to Roseovarius sp. THAF27 and includes:
- a CDS encoding undecaprenyl-diphosphate phosphatase; the encoded protein is MPLFHLILVAVIQGITEFLPVSSSGHLILLPGLTGLDDQGQAIDVAVHVGTLFAVILYFWSDVKLALSGLPRAVTGRIDTEGSKLAFLLIVSSIPVVAFGVLLKMTGLDDDMRSIAVIGWTMLVFGIVLYWSDQAGEATREARDWSLRDAMVMGVWQAIALIPGTSRSGITITGARFMGYGRSDAARLSMLMSIPVIIESGVFLGAEAVYTANIGLIRDSAIAAAFAFVSALLALTLMMRLLRSVSFTPYVIYRIVLGLVLLVVAYS
- a CDS encoding PRC-barrel domain-containing protein; amino-acid sequence: MYKTLTTSVAAIALMTGAAIAQSDTDAEGTLTTEQSAEAETQDTSEQLEQSAENTGEAVEDAAEDSAQAVENTAEDAAEGAEDMAEGAADATEDAADDVAESTDEAADDMTDSDVATDTEADAETSDENMAADTETNAETESSDNMAADTEADTEMGADDGNAVTSTEGGMDSSFSGMLVGDILGQNVTTQAGEDVGEIDYIVRQGESLAAVIGIGGFLGLGEYTVAIPLEEFSMAPEGEGMMLSSWTEEELKAQPEFDETGVEGLEDDVPLDTAM
- a CDS encoding NAD(P)-dependent oxidoreductase, with the protein product MAKTPMLKFVSVERDMPTKRTADARREDFNEIYAEYADEKAKEQSGRCSQCGVPYCQNHCPLHNNIPDWLRLTAEGRLQEAYEVSQATNTFPEICGRICPQDRLCEGNCVIEKSGHGTVTIGAVEKYITDTAWEEGWVQPIAPLQEREESVGIIGAGPGGLAAADVLRNAGVQVTVYDRYDRAGGLLTYGIPGFKLEKHVVMRRNDQLEKGGVEFVLNCDVGTDISFDEIRQKHTAVLIATGVYKSRELPGPGAGAAGIVRAIDYLTASNRKSFGDDVPEFESGELNAEGKRVVVIGGGDTAMDCVRTAIRQGATSVKCLYRRDRANMPGSQREVMNAEEEGVEFEWLSAPKAFHGDPVTSVKVQKMRLGSPDATGRQSPEEIEGADYDEPADLVIKALGFEAEELPTLWGQDELTVTRWGTIRAEFTSGKTSLPGVYAVGDIVRGASLVVWAIRDGRDAAAAILEEMDAGATAVAAE
- a CDS encoding DUF2853 family protein; its protein translation is MGRRDELIARYADDLKTKCGMTPDMDLLTKVTIGCGPAIYNADAATVAAGQDHELETIKDNFLIKKLGLSDGPQLMDAINQCIETYGKSERNKYRAVIYYMLTKHFGKESAYG
- a CDS encoding complex I NDUFA9 subunit family protein, translated to MSRLVTIYGGSGFVGRYIARRMAQKGWRVRVAVRRPHEAIFVKPYGVVGQVAPVACNLRDDDSVRSVMRGADAVINCVGTFDRRGKNNFDAIQVEGARRVAKMASETGVGRMVQISAIGADVDSPSIYAQTKAKGEEAVLEHMPEAVILRPSVIFGHEDNFFNRFAGMTKFSPVLPVVGGATRFQPVYVDNVAEAAVMGATGDAAPGIYELGGPDVHTFRELMQQMLDVIRRRRLIVNIPFALARPMGIVMDGVEFLSGGLIPAQITRDQVDSLKRDNVVSEGAKGLDALGIHPTAMEAVLSDYLWRFRPSGQYSDIKESARNLRQG